In a single window of the Atlantibacter hermannii genome:
- the ftsL gene encoding cell division protein FtsL, whose amino-acid sequence MIGRVTEALSKVTGTLGSNERHALPGVIGGDLLRHGKLPLCLFIIIIVTAISVVTTAHHTRLLTAQREQLVLERDALDIEWRNLILEENALGDHSRVERIATEKLQMQHVDPSQENIVVQK is encoded by the coding sequence ATGATCGGCAGAGTGACGGAAGCCCTAAGCAAAGTTACCGGAACGCTGGGAAGCAACGAGCGCCATGCATTGCCTGGCGTGATCGGCGGCGATCTGTTGCGACATGGGAAGCTGCCACTCTGCCTGTTCATTATTATCATCGTCACTGCGATTTCCGTGGTGACCACCGCGCATCACACCCGTTTGTTGACGGCGCAACGTGAGCAACTGGTGCTGGAGCGTGATGCGCTGGATATCGAATGGCGCAACCTGATACTTGAAGAGAATGCACTCGGCGACCACAGCCGGGTTGAACGGATCGCGACTGAAAAGCTGCAGATGCAGCATGTCGATCCATCCCAGGAAAATATCGTGGTTCAGAAATAA
- the mraW gene encoding S-adenosyl-methyltransferase MraW produces MMENYKHKTVLLDEAVNGLNIRPDGIYIDGTFGRGGHSRLILSQLGPQGRLIAIDRDPQAIEAANAIDDPRFSIVHGPFSALADYVSDRDLLGKIDGILLDLGVSSPQLDDAERGFSFMRDGPLDMRMDPTRGQSAAEWLLTAEESDITWVLKTYGEERFAKRIARAIVERNREQPMTRTKELAEVVAAATPVKDKFKHPATRTFQAVRIWVNSELDEIELALKGSLDALAPGGRLSVISFHSLEDRLVKRFMREQSRGPQVPAGLPMTEAQLNKLGGRHLRALGKLMPGEEEVAENPRARSSVLRIAERTNA; encoded by the coding sequence ATGATGGAAAATTATAAACATAAAACGGTGCTGCTCGATGAGGCCGTTAATGGCCTGAATATTCGTCCTGATGGCATCTACATCGATGGCACTTTTGGTCGTGGTGGTCACTCACGCTTAATTTTGTCTCAACTTGGGCCTCAGGGCCGGTTGATCGCCATTGATCGCGATCCTCAGGCTATTGAAGCCGCAAACGCGATTGACGATCCGCGTTTTTCTATCGTGCATGGCCCGTTTTCTGCCCTGGCAGACTACGTCAGCGATCGCGATCTTCTGGGAAAGATCGACGGGATTCTTCTTGATCTTGGCGTCTCTTCACCGCAGCTTGACGACGCTGAGCGCGGTTTCTCTTTTATGCGCGACGGGCCACTGGATATGCGAATGGACCCAACTCGCGGACAATCCGCCGCTGAGTGGCTGCTTACTGCGGAAGAAAGCGATATTACCTGGGTACTGAAAACGTATGGTGAAGAGCGGTTTGCTAAACGCATCGCGCGCGCCATCGTTGAACGCAACCGCGAACAACCCATGACCCGCACCAAAGAATTAGCGGAAGTGGTTGCCGCAGCGACCCCGGTTAAAGACAAATTTAAACACCCGGCGACCCGCACTTTCCAGGCGGTACGCATTTGGGTGAACAGTGAACTCGATGAGATCGAGCTGGCGCTAAAAGGCTCGCTGGACGCACTGGCCCCGGGAGGACGACTTTCTGTGATCAGTTTCCATTCGCTGGAGGATCGGCTGGTTAAACGCTTTATGCGCGAGCAAAGCCGTGGTCCTCAGGTTCCGGCCGGGCTCCCGATGACAGAAGCGCAACTCAATAAACTGGGCGGTCGCCATTTACGAGCATTAGGCAAGTTGATGCCGGGCGAAGAAGAAGTGGCAGAAAACCCACGTGCCCGTAGTTCAGTGCTGCGAATTGCAGAAAGGACGAACGCATGA
- the mraZ gene encoding MraZ protein: protein MFRGASLVNLDSKGRLSVPTRYREQLIETAAGQMVCTIDIHHPCLLLYTLPEWEIIEQKLSRLSSMNPNERRVQRLLLGHASECQMDSAGRLLLTPVLRQHAGLTKQVMLVGQFNKFELWDETTWYQRVKEDIDAEQSSSEMMSERLQDLSL from the coding sequence ATGTTCCGTGGCGCTTCGTTAGTAAACCTCGACAGTAAAGGACGGTTATCCGTACCTACCCGCTACAGGGAACAACTGATCGAGACCGCTGCTGGTCAGATGGTTTGCACCATTGACATCCATCACCCCTGCCTGCTGCTTTATACACTCCCTGAATGGGAAATTATTGAACAAAAGCTATCGCGTCTGTCGAGCATGAATCCTAATGAGCGTCGCGTGCAGCGGCTGCTGTTAGGGCATGCCAGTGAATGTCAGATGGACAGTGCCGGTCGCCTGCTGTTAACCCCTGTGTTAAGGCAGCATGCCGGACTTACCAAACAAGTGATGCTGGTCGGGCAGTTCAACAAATTTGAGCTGTGGGACGAAACGACCTGGTATCAACGGGTCAAGGAAGACATAGACGCAGAGCAGTCCTCTTCGGAAATGATGTCCGAGAGATTGCAGGATTTGTCCTTATAA
- the fruR gene encoding transcriptional regulator of the control of carbon and energy metabolism GalR/LacI family translates to MKLDEIARLAGVSRTTASYVINGKARQYRVSDKTVEKVMAVVREHNYHPNAVAAGLRAGRTRSIGLVIPDLENTSYTRIANYLERQARQRGYQLLIACSEDQPDNEMRCIEHLLQRQVDAIIVSTSLPPEHPFYQRWANNSFPIVALDRALDREHFTSVVGADQDDAEMLAGELRKFPAETVLYMGALPELSVSFLREQGFRTAWKDDPREVHYLYANSYEREAAGQLFEKWLETHPMPQALFTTSFALLQGVMDVTLRREGRLPSNLAIATFGDNELLDFLQCPVLAVAQRHRDVAERVLELVLASLDEPRKPKPGLTRIRRNLYKRGSLSRR, encoded by the coding sequence GTGAAACTGGACGAAATCGCGCGACTGGCAGGGGTATCGCGCACAACGGCGAGCTACGTCATTAATGGAAAAGCCCGACAGTATCGCGTAAGCGATAAAACCGTCGAAAAAGTGATGGCGGTCGTGCGTGAGCATAACTACCACCCAAACGCGGTGGCAGCCGGCTTACGCGCCGGAAGAACGCGCTCGATTGGTTTGGTGATTCCGGATCTGGAAAATACCAGCTATACCCGCATTGCTAATTATCTTGAACGCCAGGCACGTCAGCGTGGCTATCAGCTTTTGATCGCGTGTTCTGAAGATCAGCCTGACAATGAAATGCGTTGCATTGAACATCTTTTGCAGCGCCAGGTTGATGCCATTATCGTGTCCACCTCTTTGCCGCCCGAGCATCCGTTCTACCAGCGCTGGGCCAACAATTCGTTTCCTATCGTCGCGCTCGATCGTGCCCTCGATCGCGAACATTTCACCAGCGTCGTCGGTGCCGATCAGGATGATGCAGAAATGCTGGCGGGCGAATTACGAAAATTCCCGGCGGAAACCGTGCTTTATATGGGCGCGTTGCCGGAACTGTCAGTCAGCTTTTTGCGTGAGCAAGGGTTCCGCACTGCCTGGAAAGACGACCCGCGCGAAGTGCACTACCTCTACGCGAACAGCTATGAAAGAGAAGCCGCCGGGCAGCTTTTCGAAAAATGGCTGGAAACGCACCCAATGCCGCAGGCGCTGTTTACCACGTCATTTGCCTTATTGCAGGGCGTCATGGATGTCACATTGCGGCGCGAGGGGCGTTTACCGTCTAACCTTGCCATCGCGACGTTTGGCGATAACGAACTGCTCGATTTCCTGCAATGCCCGGTACTGGCCGTGGCGCAGCGCCACCGCGACGTAGCGGAGCGCGTTCTTGAACTGGTCCTCGCCAGCCTCGACGAACCGCGTAAGCCGAAACCCGGCTTGACCCGCATCCGGCGCAATTTGTATAAGCGCGGCAGTCTGAGCCGTCGTTAA
- the ilvH gene encoding acetolactate synthase 3 regulatory subunit → MRRILSVLLENESGALSRVIGLFSQRGYNIESLTVAPTEDPTLSRMTIQTVGDAKVLEQIEKQLHKLVDVLRVNELGQGAHVEREIMLVKIQASGYGREEVKRNTEIFRGSIIDVTPSVYTVQLAGTSDKLDAFLATIRDVAKIVEVARSGVVGLSRGDKIMR, encoded by the coding sequence ATGCGCCGGATACTGTCTGTATTACTGGAAAATGAATCGGGCGCGTTATCCCGCGTAATCGGATTGTTTTCCCAGCGCGGATATAACATTGAAAGCCTCACCGTTGCGCCAACGGAAGATCCCACGCTGTCACGCATGACGATTCAGACCGTCGGGGATGCAAAGGTTCTGGAGCAAATTGAAAAGCAACTTCATAAGCTGGTGGATGTGCTGCGCGTTAATGAGCTGGGGCAGGGCGCACACGTCGAACGCGAAATCATGTTGGTGAAAATCCAGGCCAGCGGCTACGGGCGCGAAGAAGTTAAACGGAACACGGAAATTTTCCGCGGTTCTATTATTGATGTTACGCCGTCGGTGTATACCGTTCAGCTTGCCGGGACCAGTGATAAGCTCGATGCCTTTCTCGCCACCATCCGCGATGTGGCGAAAATTGTTGAAGTGGCGCGTTCAGGTGTTGTCGGTCTGTCGCGTGGTGATAAGATTATGCGGTAA
- the ilvI gene encoding acetolactate synthase 3 catalytic subunit — MEMLSGAEMVVQSLIDQGVKQVFGYPGGAVLDIYDALHTIGGIDHILVRHEQAAVHMADGLARATGEVGVVLVTSGPGATNAITGIATAYMDSIPLVVLSGQVATSLIGYDSFQECDMVGISRPVVKHSFLVKQTEDIPTVLKKAFWLAASGRPGPVVVDLPKDILNPAKKMPYVWPESVSMRSYNPTTQGHKGQIKRALQTLLAAKKPVLYVGGGAINADCSDTLRQLVEKLNLPVTSSLMGLGAFPGTHRQALGMLGMHGTYEANMTMHHSDVIFAVGVRFDDRTTNNLAKYCPNATVLHIDIDPASISKTVSADIPIVGDAGLVLQQMLELLEQEESMQSLDDIRDWWQQIEGWRARKCLSYNTTSESIKPQAVIETIHRLTHGDAYVTSDVGQHQMFAALYYAFDKPRRWINSGGLGTMGFGLPAALGVKLALPDEMVICVTGDGSIQMNIQELSTALQYDLPVLVLNLNNRYLGMVKQWQDMIYSGRHSQSYMESLPDFARLAQAYGHIGITITRPDELEGKLSEALEQVRNNRLVFVDVMVDGTEHVYPMHIRGGGMDEMWLSKTERT, encoded by the coding sequence ATGGAGATGTTGTCTGGAGCCGAGATGGTGGTTCAGTCGCTGATCGACCAGGGCGTGAAACAGGTATTCGGCTACCCTGGCGGGGCTGTGCTGGATATCTATGACGCGCTTCATACGATCGGCGGAATCGACCACATACTGGTGCGTCATGAACAAGCTGCCGTGCACATGGCAGATGGCCTGGCCCGAGCGACTGGCGAGGTTGGCGTTGTGCTGGTGACCTCGGGCCCCGGAGCGACCAATGCCATCACCGGTATTGCTACCGCTTATATGGATTCTATTCCTTTAGTCGTGCTATCAGGCCAGGTGGCGACATCGCTGATTGGCTACGATTCTTTCCAGGAATGCGACATGGTGGGCATTTCCCGCCCGGTGGTAAAGCATAGCTTCCTGGTTAAGCAAACAGAAGATATCCCGACGGTGCTGAAGAAAGCCTTCTGGCTCGCAGCCAGCGGGCGTCCTGGCCCGGTAGTCGTGGATTTGCCGAAAGATATTCTCAACCCCGCGAAAAAGATGCCTTATGTCTGGCCGGAGTCGGTCAGCATGCGCTCTTATAATCCCACTACGCAGGGGCATAAAGGCCAAATCAAACGTGCGCTTCAGACATTGTTGGCGGCAAAAAAACCGGTTCTTTATGTCGGGGGCGGCGCGATTAACGCCGACTGTAGCGACACGTTGCGGCAGTTGGTTGAGAAGCTCAATCTGCCGGTGACGTCTTCATTAATGGGGCTTGGCGCTTTCCCTGGTACGCATCGCCAGGCTTTAGGCATGTTGGGGATGCATGGGACTTATGAAGCCAACATGACCATGCACCACTCTGATGTGATTTTTGCCGTGGGCGTGCGCTTTGACGATCGCACCACCAATAACCTGGCAAAATATTGCCCCAATGCCACGGTGCTTCATATCGATATCGATCCGGCCTCTATTTCTAAAACTGTGTCAGCGGATATTCCGATTGTGGGGGATGCAGGGCTGGTGCTTCAGCAAATGCTTGAACTGCTGGAGCAAGAAGAAAGCATGCAATCGCTGGATGATATCCGCGACTGGTGGCAACAAATTGAGGGATGGCGCGCCCGCAAATGCCTGAGCTACAACACTACCAGCGAAAGCATTAAGCCGCAGGCGGTAATTGAGACTATCCACCGTTTAACCCATGGCGACGCTTACGTGACGTCCGATGTTGGGCAACACCAGATGTTCGCGGCGCTCTATTATGCGTTTGATAAACCGCGCCGTTGGATTAATTCCGGCGGCCTCGGCACCATGGGATTCGGTTTGCCTGCCGCGCTGGGCGTGAAGCTCGCGCTGCCTGATGAAATGGTCATTTGCGTGACGGGCGACGGCAGTATCCAGATGAACATTCAGGAGCTTTCAACCGCGTTGCAATATGACCTGCCGGTTCTGGTCCTGAATCTTAACAACCGCTATCTGGGGATGGTGAAACAGTGGCAGGACATGATCTATTCCGGACGCCACTCGCAATCGTATATGGAATCGCTGCCTGATTTCGCCCGGCTGGCGCAGGCGTATGGCCATATCGGCATCACTATTACGCGTCCTGACGAGCTGGAAGGCAAATTAAGCGAAGCCCTGGAACAGGTGCGTAACAACCGCCTCGTTTTTGTAGATGTCATGGTGGATGGCACCGAACACGTTTATCCGATGCATATTCGTGGCGGTGGGATGGATGAAATGTGGTTAAGCAAAACGGAGAGGACCTAA
- the leuO gene encoding leucine transcriptional activator gives MSDNHIEQSPLNEGLKPQLRSVDLNLLTVFDAVMQEQNITRAAHLLGMSQPAVSNAVSRLKLMFNDELFVRYGRGIQPTMRACQLFGSVRQALQLVQNELPGSGFEPLSSERLFNLCVCSPLDNLLTSIIYNSVTNIAPNIHLAFKSSLNQNIEHQLRYQETEFVISYDLFRRPEFSCIPLFDDEMVLVCSKTHPRKKNLISEAGVYQEQHAVVALDRFGSFSAPWYDTPEKQATIAYQGMAMTSVLNVVSQTNLIAIAPRWLADEFVSTLSLDVLTLPLENNRRTCYLSWHEAAGRDKGHQWMEELLIRICKK, from the coding sequence ATGTCAGATAATCATATTGAACAGTCACCTCTTAATGAGGGTCTTAAGCCGCAGTTGCGTTCAGTAGACCTGAATTTGTTGACTGTTTTTGATGCTGTCATGCAGGAGCAAAATATCACCCGCGCCGCCCATCTTTTGGGGATGTCTCAACCCGCAGTCAGCAATGCGGTTTCCAGACTCAAACTGATGTTTAATGACGAACTTTTCGTGCGCTATGGGCGGGGCATCCAACCGACCATGCGGGCATGCCAGCTCTTCGGTTCCGTACGCCAGGCGCTGCAACTGGTACAAAATGAATTGCCAGGATCCGGCTTCGAACCATTAAGCAGCGAACGTTTATTTAATCTTTGCGTGTGTAGCCCGTTAGATAATCTTTTAACATCGATTATTTATAATAGTGTCACCAATATTGCGCCCAATATTCATTTGGCGTTTAAATCTTCTCTGAACCAAAATATTGAGCATCAGTTACGCTATCAGGAAACAGAGTTCGTCATTAGTTATGATCTTTTCCGCCGTCCGGAATTTTCTTGTATCCCTTTATTTGATGACGAAATGGTTTTAGTGTGCAGTAAAACCCATCCCCGCAAGAAAAACTTAATCAGCGAAGCGGGCGTTTATCAGGAACAACATGCCGTGGTGGCGCTGGACCGTTTTGGTTCATTCAGCGCGCCCTGGTATGACACCCCTGAAAAACAGGCGACCATTGCTTATCAGGGCATGGCGATGACCAGTGTGTTAAATGTCGTGTCGCAAACCAATCTTATTGCTATTGCGCCGCGTTGGCTGGCAGATGAGTTTGTTTCCACCCTGAGCCTTGATGTCCTGACGTTGCCGCTGGAGAACAACCGCCGCACCTGCTATTTGTCGTGGCACGAAGCGGCAGGACGCGATAAAGGACATCAATGGATGGAAGAATTGCTTATCAGAATTTGTAAGAAATAA
- the leuA gene encoding 2-isopropylmalate synthase, with the protein MSQQVIIFDTTLRDGEQALQASLSVKEKLQIALALERMGIDVMEVGFPVSSPGDFESVQTIARQVKNSRVCALARCVEKDIDVAAESLKVAEAFRIHTFIATSPMHIATKLRSTLDEVIERAVYMVKRARNYTDDVEFSCEDAGRTPIEDLARVVEAAINAGAKTINIPDTVGYTLPFEFSNIITGLYERVPNIDKAIISVHTHDDLGMAVGNALAAVNAGARQVEGTLNGIGERAGNCALEEVIMAIKLRQNLMNVHTDINHQEIWRTSQTVSQICNMPIPANKAVVGSGAFAHSSGIHQDGVLKNRENYEIMTPESIGLNQIQLNLTSRSGRAAVKHRMEEMGYHEDDYNLDNLYDAFLKLADKKGQVFDYDLEALAFINKQQEEPEHYRLDYFSVQSGSNAMATASVKLICGDEVKAEAANGNGPVDAVYQAINRITDYDIELVKYQLGAKGHGKNALGQVDIVVNYNGRHFHGVGLTTDIVESSARAMINVLNNIWRAAEVEKELQRKAHNKEQNQETV; encoded by the coding sequence ATGAGCCAGCAAGTCATTATTTTCGATACGACATTACGTGATGGTGAACAAGCGCTGCAGGCGAGCCTGAGCGTGAAAGAGAAGCTGCAAATCGCACTGGCCCTGGAACGTATGGGTATTGATGTAATGGAAGTTGGCTTTCCCGTTTCCTCGCCAGGTGATTTTGAATCCGTTCAAACCATCGCCCGTCAGGTTAAAAACAGCCGTGTGTGCGCCCTGGCGCGCTGTGTCGAAAAAGACATCGATGTGGCTGCCGAATCCCTGAAAGTCGCCGAGGCGTTCCGTATTCACACCTTTATTGCCACCTCGCCGATGCACATCGCCACCAAACTGCGCAGCACGCTGGATGAAGTCATTGAGCGTGCCGTCTATATGGTGAAACGCGCCCGTAATTACACCGACGATGTGGAGTTCTCCTGTGAGGACGCGGGCCGTACGCCCATTGAAGATTTGGCCCGCGTGGTGGAAGCCGCCATTAACGCCGGTGCGAAAACCATCAACATCCCGGATACCGTGGGCTACACCCTGCCCTTTGAATTCAGCAACATTATTACCGGCCTGTATGAGCGCGTACCGAATATCGACAAGGCGATTATTTCCGTCCATACCCATGACGATTTAGGCATGGCGGTGGGAAATGCGCTGGCCGCCGTTAATGCGGGCGCGCGTCAGGTCGAAGGCACGCTGAACGGTATTGGCGAACGCGCCGGGAACTGCGCGCTGGAAGAAGTCATTATGGCGATTAAACTGCGCCAGAACCTGATGAACGTTCATACCGACATCAACCACCAGGAAATCTGGCGCACCAGCCAAACCGTTAGCCAGATTTGCAACATGCCCATCCCGGCGAACAAAGCGGTTGTCGGTTCCGGGGCATTCGCTCACTCCTCAGGCATTCACCAGGATGGCGTGCTGAAGAACCGTGAAAACTACGAGATCATGACCCCGGAGTCGATCGGCCTGAACCAAATTCAATTGAACCTGACGTCCCGTTCCGGCCGTGCCGCAGTGAAGCACCGTATGGAGGAGATGGGGTATCACGAAGACGATTACAATCTGGACAATCTGTACGATGCGTTCCTGAAACTGGCGGACAAAAAAGGCCAGGTGTTTGATTACGATTTGGAAGCGCTGGCTTTCATCAACAAACAGCAGGAAGAGCCGGAGCATTACCGTCTGGACTACTTCAGCGTGCAGTCAGGCTCCAATGCCATGGCCACCGCGTCGGTGAAGCTGATTTGCGGCGATGAAGTAAAAGCGGAAGCCGCCAACGGCAACGGTCCGGTCGATGCAGTCTATCAGGCCATCAACCGTATCACCGACTACGATATTGAACTGGTGAAATACCAGTTAGGCGCCAAAGGCCACGGCAAGAACGCGCTGGGCCAGGTGGACATCGTGGTCAATTATAACGGCCGCCACTTCCACGGCGTGGGCCTGACCACCGACATCGTTGAATCCTCGGCCCGTGCGATGATCAACGTACTGAACAATATCTGGCGCGCCGCCGAAGTTGAAAAAGAACTGCAACGCAAAGCTCATAATAAAGAACAAAATCAGGAAACCGTGTGA
- the leuB gene encoding 3-isopropylmalate dehydrogenase has translation MSKNYHIAVLPGDGIGPEVMAQALKVLDAVRNRFDMRITTSHYDVGGIAIDRHGNPLPQATVEGCEQADAILFGSVGGPKWEHLPPAQQPERGALLPLRKHFKLFSNLRPAKLYQGLEAFCPLRADIAANGFDILCVRELTGGIYFGQPKGREGQGMHEKAFDTEVYHRFEIERIARIAFESARKRGKKVTSIDKANVLQTSLLWREIVNEIANDYPDVSLSHMYIDNATMQLIKDPSQFDVLLCSNLFGDILSDECAMITGSMGMLPSASLNEQGFGLYEPAGGSAPDIAGKNIANPIAQILSLALLLRYSLDAADAADAIEHAINHALEAGVRTSDLARGDKATSTDEMGDIIARYVAEGV, from the coding sequence ATGTCGAAAAATTATCATATTGCTGTTTTGCCGGGTGACGGCATTGGCCCGGAAGTGATGGCGCAAGCCCTGAAAGTACTGGACGCCGTGCGTAACCGTTTCGATATGCGTATTACTACCAGCCACTATGACGTCGGCGGCATTGCCATCGACCGTCATGGCAACCCGTTGCCACAGGCCACGGTTGAAGGTTGCGAACAGGCCGATGCGATTTTATTCGGCTCCGTAGGCGGTCCGAAGTGGGAGCACCTGCCGCCCGCGCAGCAGCCGGAACGCGGGGCGCTGCTGCCGCTGCGTAAGCACTTCAAATTGTTCAGTAACCTGCGCCCGGCAAAACTGTACCAGGGGCTGGAAGCGTTTTGCCCGCTGCGCGCTGACATTGCCGCTAACGGCTTCGACATCCTGTGCGTGCGCGAACTGACTGGCGGCATCTATTTCGGCCAGCCAAAAGGCCGCGAAGGTCAGGGCATGCACGAAAAAGCCTTTGATACCGAGGTGTACCACCGTTTCGAGATTGAACGCATCGCGCGTATCGCGTTTGAATCCGCCCGTAAGCGCGGTAAAAAAGTGACGTCGATTGATAAAGCCAACGTGTTGCAGACCTCCTTGCTGTGGCGCGAAATCGTCAACGAAATTGCCAACGATTACCCGGACGTCTCGCTGTCACATATGTACATCGATAACGCCACCATGCAGTTGATTAAAGATCCCTCGCAGTTCGACGTGCTGCTGTGCTCTAACCTGTTCGGCGACATTCTGTCGGATGAATGCGCGATGATCACCGGTTCAATGGGCATGCTGCCTTCCGCCAGCCTGAACGAGCAGGGTTTCGGTCTGTACGAACCGGCGGGCGGCTCCGCGCCGGATATCGCCGGGAAAAATATCGCTAACCCGATTGCCCAGATCCTGTCACTGGCGCTGCTGCTGCGCTACAGCCTTGATGCCGCCGATGCGGCCGATGCCATTGAACATGCCATTAACCACGCCCTGGAAGCCGGCGTTCGCACCAGCGATCTGGCGCGCGGCGACAAGGCAACCAGTACTGATGAAATGGGCGATATCATCGCCCGCTATGTTGCCGAAGGGGTGTAA
- the leuC gene encoding 3-isopropylmalate dehydratase large subunit, which yields MASTLYQKLFDAHVVYEAKDETPLLYIDRHLVHEVTSPQAFDGLRAHGRPVRQPRKTFATMDHNVSTQTKDINASGEMARIQMQELIKNCNEFGVELYDLNHPYQGIVHVMGPEQGITLPGMTIVCGDSHTATHGAFGALAFGIGTSEVEHVLATQTLKQGRAKTMKIEVKGTAAPGITAKDIVLAIIGKTGSAGGTGHVVEFCGDAIAALSMEGRMTLCNMAIEMGAKAGLVAPDETTFNYVKGRLHAPKGKDFDDAVEYWKTFKTDPDAVFDTVVTLDAADIAPQVTWGTNPGQVISVTDRVPEPASFVDPVERASAEKALAYMGLQPGVPLTEVAIDKVFIGSCTNSRIEDLRAAAEIAKGRKVAPGVQALVVPGSGPVKAQAEAEGLDKIFIEAGFEWRLPGCSMCLAMNNDRLNPGERCASTSNRNFEGRQGRGGRTHLVSPAMAAAAAVTGHFADIRTLK from the coding sequence ATGGCCAGCACGCTGTACCAAAAATTATTTGACGCCCATGTGGTTTATGAAGCGAAGGACGAAACGCCGCTGCTGTATATCGACCGTCACCTGGTGCATGAAGTGACCTCCCCGCAGGCGTTCGACGGTTTACGCGCCCATGGCCGCCCGGTGCGCCAGCCGCGTAAAACCTTCGCCACCATGGATCATAACGTCTCGACGCAAACCAAAGACATCAACGCATCCGGTGAAATGGCGCGTATTCAGATGCAGGAGCTGATAAAGAACTGTAATGAATTCGGCGTCGAACTATATGACCTGAATCACCCTTATCAGGGTATCGTGCATGTGATGGGCCCGGAACAAGGCATCACCCTGCCCGGCATGACCATCGTCTGCGGCGATTCCCATACCGCAACTCATGGCGCGTTCGGTGCGCTGGCTTTCGGCATCGGCACCTCAGAAGTAGAGCACGTACTGGCTACCCAGACCCTGAAACAGGGGCGCGCCAAAACGATGAAGATTGAAGTGAAAGGCACCGCCGCACCGGGTATCACCGCTAAAGACATTGTGCTGGCGATTATCGGCAAAACCGGTAGCGCAGGCGGCACCGGCCATGTGGTGGAGTTCTGCGGCGACGCGATTGCGGCCCTGAGTATGGAAGGCCGTATGACCCTGTGCAACATGGCGATTGAGATGGGCGCTAAAGCGGGCCTGGTCGCGCCGGATGAAACCACATTCAACTACGTGAAAGGCCGTCTGCACGCGCCGAAAGGTAAAGATTTTGACGACGCGGTGGAATACTGGAAAACCTTCAAAACCGATCCCGATGCGGTATTCGACACGGTGGTGACGCTGGATGCGGCTGACATTGCTCCGCAGGTGACCTGGGGCACCAATCCAGGCCAGGTTATCTCCGTGACTGACCGCGTACCGGAACCGGCTTCCTTCGTCGACCCGGTGGAGCGCGCCTCGGCGGAAAAAGCGCTGGCTTATATGGGCCTCCAGCCTGGTGTTCCATTGACTGAAGTGGCTATCGACAAGGTGTTTATCGGTTCCTGTACCAACTCGCGTATTGAAGATTTGCGCGCGGCGGCAGAAATCGCCAAAGGCCGTAAAGTTGCGCCGGGGGTTCAGGCACTGGTGGTTCCGGGTTCCGGCCCGGTGAAAGCCCAGGCGGAAGCCGAAGGTCTGGATAAAATCTTTATCGAAGCCGGATTTGAATGGCGCTTACCGGGCTGCTCCATGTGCCTGGCAATGAATAACGATAGGCTGAACCCGGGCGAGCGCTGCGCCTCCACCAGCAACCGTAACTTTGAAGGCCGTCAGGGCCGTGGCGGACGCACCCACCTGGTCAGCCCGGCAATGGCAGCGGCGGCGGCGGTGACCGGTCATTTCGCCGATATCCGCACACTGAAATAA
- the leuD gene encoding 3-isopropylmalate dehydratase small subunit, whose translation MAEKFIQHTGLVVPLDAANVDTDAIIPKQFLQKVTRTGFGAHLFNDWRFLDDKGEVPNPDFVLNFPQYQGASILLARENFGCGSSREHAPWALTDYGFKVVIAPSFADIFYGNSFNNQLLPVKLSDEEVDELFALVQANPGIRFEVDLEAMEVKAGDKRYAFTLDAFRRHCMMNGLDSIGLTLQHDDAIAAYEQRLPAFMG comes from the coding sequence ATGGCAGAAAAATTTATTCAACATACCGGCCTGGTGGTTCCACTGGATGCGGCCAACGTCGATACCGATGCGATTATCCCCAAGCAGTTTCTGCAGAAGGTCACCCGTACCGGCTTTGGCGCGCACCTGTTTAACGACTGGCGCTTTCTCGATGACAAAGGCGAAGTGCCGAACCCGGATTTTGTACTGAACTTCCCGCAGTATCAGGGCGCGTCGATTTTGCTGGCGCGTGAAAACTTCGGTTGCGGCTCTTCCCGCGAACACGCCCCCTGGGCGCTGACCGATTACGGCTTCAAAGTGGTCATTGCCCCGAGCTTCGCAGATATTTTCTATGGCAACAGCTTCAATAACCAGTTGCTGCCGGTGAAGCTGAGTGATGAAGAGGTCGACGAACTGTTTGCGCTGGTGCAGGCAAACCCGGGTATTCGTTTTGAGGTGGATCTGGAAGCCATGGAAGTGAAAGCGGGCGATAAGCGCTACGCCTTTACGCTGGATGCCTTCCGTCGCCACTGCATGATGAATGGTCTGGACAGCATAGGCCTGACGCTGCAGCACGACGACGCCATTGCCGCCTACGAACAACGCCTGCCCGCGTTTATGGGTTAA